The DNA sequence TAGAGAAAGAAAAAAGATTTCAAGCCGGCTTTAGCCGGCGACACAAGAAGGTACGGAGCTAGAGATGGCGAAAGAAAAGTTTGACCGGTCGAAACCGCACGTGAACGTGGGGACGATCGGACACATCGATCACGGCAAGACGACGCTGACGGCGGCGATCACGAAGGTTTTGCAGAAGCACAACCCGAAGA is a window from the Acidobacteriota bacterium genome containing:
- a CDS encoding GTP-binding protein — its product is MAKEKFDRSKPHVNVGTIGHIDHGKTTLTAAITKVLQKHNPK